Genomic DNA from Mustelus asterias unplaced genomic scaffold, sMusAst1.hap1.1 HAP1_SCAFFOLD_1286, whole genome shotgun sequence:
agagacagagagagagagacagagagacagagacagagagacagagagacagagacagagagacagagagacagagagacagagacagagagacagagacagagagacagagagacagagacagagagacagagacagagagagacagagacagagacagagagagacagagagagacagagagagagaaagacagagagagagaaagacagagagagagacagagtcatagaggtttacagcatgtaaacaggcccttcggcccaacttgtccatgccgcccttatttttaaaccactaagctaatcccaattgcccgcatttggcccatatccctcgatacccatcgtacccatgtaactgtctaaatgctttttaaaagacaaaattgtacccgcctctactactacctctggcagcttgttccagacactcaccaccttgtgtgtgaaaaaattgcccctctggacacttttgtatctctcccctctcaccttaaacctatgccctctagttttagactcccctacctttgggaaaagataaagctcggcacaatatcgtgggccgaagggcctgtgctgtgctgtactgttctatattgacgatctagctgatctgtgcccctcattattttatagacctctataagatcacccctcagcctcccacgctccagagagaaaagtcccagtctatccagcttctccttataactcaatccatcaagtcccagtagcatcctagtgaatctgttctgcactctttctagtttaataatatcctttctataatagggtgaccagaaatacacacagtattccaagtgtggccttaccaatgtcttgtacaacttcaacaagatgtcccaactcctgtattcaatgttctgaccgatgaaaccaagcatgctgaatgccttcttcaccactctgtccacctgtgactccactttcaaggagctatgaacatgtacccctcgatctctttgttctgtaactctccccaatgcccgaccattaactgagtaagtcctgccctggttcaatcgaccagtataaatatctcccactttctgcgccttttagctttgacaaagggtcgtctggattcgaaacgtcagctcttttctctccgtacagatgctgccagacctgctgagattttccaacgctTTCTCTCTCGGTTTATAAGATCCCAAAAAGTCTTggcaggggtggcgggggggggtggggggggtgggggggaggcgtgggtggGATCAAGGACATTCCtttttgtgggtgagtccagagcgagggtgaggggcagaggggggggggggggtggagggggagagaaacGATTTCAAACTTAGGGCTTGCCTCCCAGTTACCTGTGCGTGTTCTGGGAGTCCGCCGCGAGCCCCCGCCTCTGGACGTCAGGGGAATGGCGCTGGGCTTTGTCCTCACCGCTGGACGCGTATTCCAGACGGTCTTGCATCTCTCGGTtctgtcggggggtgggggggagaggtgagaggtgggtgttgggggggggggggggtgggggggagaggtgagaggtgggtgttggggggggggtgggggggagaggtgagaggtgggtgttgggggggggtgggggtgagaggtgggtgtttggggggggggtggggaggagaggtgagaggtgggtgtgtgtggggggcggggggggatgtaAAGAAAAAAGAAACCAGGCAAAGTCAGTTCACAGACGGTTAAAGCAATCGACATAAGCACAGGGACAGGAGTTTCAGTCTTATCCAGACAGGCCTTCGCTAACACAGCACTTTTAGacagtttgcatcttctcccccctgtgactgcgtgggtttcctcccacagtctgaagatgtacaGTTTatggggattggccgtgctaaattgccccttcgtgtccaaagatgtgtaggttaggtggattggccgtgctaaattgccccttcgtgtccaaagatgtgcaggttaggtagattggccgtgctaaattgcccctcagtgtcaggagttagcatggtaaatatgtgggcttatggggataggacctggctgggactgtggtcagggcagacccgatgggccgaatggcctcttcctgcactgttgggattctataatccTGCCACCAGGCCCTGATTGTGATTTTGAACGCCCCAATTaaatcaccccccctcacccgccccgaaCCGTCTCTGCTCCCAGGGGAACGATCCCAGATTCTCCCTGTTCCTCTCTCCTCAAGAACCGAGGTACCCTCATTCCATGAGAAAGCTGGGATTCAACTGAGTTACTCCCAAATTGGGActgcaaccccccccaccccccgcaacatCCCGCCGTACCTCGGATTCCAGATGTTCCACTCTCTCCTGCAGCTGTTGAATCAACACATCTTTCTCCTCCAACTGGCTCCTGGAATTCTCAATCTGGGCACAGAGGAATACACAGATAATAGCTTCGTATCCCCCTGGGGGTGGAATTCACTCAGAGTGCAAAACTAAGGGGATAGATTCCTCAGCGAGAGTGTGGAGAGGGGGCTTCACTCTCTGCCCTTTGTCCCATAGCGGACGTGAGCTCTTTCACACCCACctgaggcagcgccgcactgtgggagggtcggtgctgagggagcgccgcactgtgggagggtcggtgctgagggagcgccgcactgtgggagggtcggtgccgagggagcgccgcactgtgggagggtcggtgctgagggagcgccgcactgtgggagggtcagtgctgagggagcgccgcactgtgggagggtcagtgctgagggagcgccgcactgtgggagagtcagtgctgagggagcgccgcactgtgggagggtcagtgctgagggagcgccgcactgtgggagagtcagtgctgagggagcgccgcactgtgggagggtcggtgccgagggagcgccggtgccgagggagcgccgcactgtgggagggtcggcgctgagggcgcgccgcactgtgggagggtcagtgctgagggagcgccgtactgtgggagggtcagtgctgagggagcgctgcactgtgggagggtcggtgctgagggagcgccgcacagtgggagggtcagtgctgagggagcgccgcactgtcggggatcagtgctgagggagcgccgcactgtgggagggtcggtgctgagggagcgccgcaatgtgggaggatcagtgccgagggagcgccgcactgtgagaggatcagtgctgagggagcgccgcactgtgggagggtcagtgctgagggagggccgcactttgggagggtcggtgctgagggagcgccgcactgtgggagggtcggtgccgagggagcgccgcactgtgggagggtcggtgctgagggagcgcagcactgtgggagggtcggtgctgagggagcgccgcactgtgggagggtcggtgctgagggaacgccgcactgtgggagggtcagtgctgagggagcaccgcactgtaggagggtcagtgctgagggagcgccgcactgtaggagggtcggtgctgagggaacgccgcactgtgggagggtcggtgctgagggaacgccgcactgtgggagggtcggtgctgagggaacgccgcactgtgggagggtcagtgctgagggagcgccgcactgtgggagggtcagtgctgagggagcgccgcactgtgggagggtcggtgctgagggaacgccgcactgtgggagggtcggtgctgagggaacgccgcactgtgggagggtcggtgctgagggaacgccgcactgtgggagggtcggtgctgagggagcgccgcactgtgggagggtcggtgctgagggagcgccgcactgtgggagggtcggtgctgagggaacgccgcactgtgggagggtcggtacaTCAGTTGCTGTGGAGTAACTGTCTGTGACATATCTAACCCTCGCTAAAGTCCTTTGCAGGCGAGAGGGGCAGTTTTGGATGTCCTGCGATGGCCATGGGCGCTagagaaatgcaaatctttctgaataagaggcagagagagggattgACGGCACGAACCTTCGGCAGCAACCGGTTCGAGCGACGGAGCGGTCAGAGTGGACAGGTCCTGGAGCCTGTGTTTTGCCATGTGTGTGACCCATGGgctagtggggagggtggggaggggtgggggagggttatTTTCCAGGCTGGGCAGTCATACCCTCTGCTGAAACCTCACAGGTAACAATTGGAGATGACAGAACAGTGGGAGTTTCACGCTCAGTCAAAGCTGTGCGTCATCGCTGTCCCATCCAGGTCATGTTTACTCGGAAAATCACTTTGCaggaattcactgtctgtgtttcCCCGTAAGAGACACACCCTGTCTGTCTGAAACCGTCCTATaaccagacatgatgtggagatgctggcgttggactgggataaacacaacaccaggttaaagtccaaccagacagacagacagggggagagagagagagagagagagggagagagagagacagagagagcgagacagagcgagacacagagcgagacacagagagagacacagagagagacacagagagagacacagagagagacacacagagagacacagagagagacacacagagagagacacacagagagagacacacagagagagacacacagagagagacacacagagagagacacacagagagagagacacagagagagacacacagagagagacacagagagagacacagagagagagagggagacagagagagggagacagagagagggagacagagagagggagacagagagagagacagagagagagagacagagagagagagacagagagagagagacagagagagagagacagagagagggagacagagagagggagacagagagagggagacagagagagggagacagagagagggacagagagagagagacagagagagagagacagagagagagagacagagagagagagagagagagagatggtgacacACCCTGACTGTCTGAACTCGTCCAGTAATTCAGAAAAAGAGAGCGGGGgatggagagagcgagatagagagaggaggaagggtggagagatggaaggagagagTCCTGAAGTTCGGGTGGATGGGGGAATGAGCTGGGAGTGGGACGAATTCGGTAGACCTTTCAAGGAGCCAACACacatatgatgggccgaatggcctccttctataccatTGGGAATCCACGTGGTCTATTCCACATCGGGGGCACGGTTTTTATTGATCTCGACCGGACATTTTCTCACCTGTTCGATCATCTGTCTCACTTTCCGCTGCTGACTCTTCAGCATGTCATTGAGGTGGGAAATCTTCTCCTTCAGCACCTCCACCTCTTTCTCCAGCTCGAACGACCTGGCAACGCGTGTCAGAGGGGTGGCAGGGGGCGGGTAAAGAGAGTGGGTTAGATTCAACAATCACCTGGTCCGATAAAGGAACTTATCGCGACTGGCCGGGGTCACTCAGAGAGCAATCGCGACAGGCCGGGGTCACCCAGAGAGCAATCGCGACTGGCCGGGGTCACCCAGAGAGCAAGCGCAACGGGCCGGGGTCACTCAGAGAGCAAGCGCGAACGGCCGGGGTCACTCAGAGAGCAAGCGCGACCGGCCGGGGTCACTCAGAGAGCAAGCGCAACCGGCCGGGGTCACTCAGAGAGCAAGCGCGACCGGCCGGGGTCACTCAGAGAGCAAGCGCGACCGGCCGGGGTCACTCAGAGAGCGATCGCGACTGGCCGGGGTCACTCAGAGAGCGATCGCGACTGGCCGGGGTCACTCAGAGAGCGATCGCGACTGGCCGGGGTCACTCAGAGAGCAATCGCGACTGGCCGGGGTCACCCAGAGAGCGCGACCGGCCGGGGTCACCCAGAGAGCGCGACCGGCCGGGGTCACCCAGAGAGCGCGACCGGCCGGGGTCACCCAGAGAGCGCGACCGGCCGGGGTCACCCAGAGAGCGCGACCGGCCGGGGTCACCCAGAGAGCGCGACCGGCCGGGGTCACCCAGAGAGCGCGACCGGCCGGGGTCACTCAGAGAGCGCGACCGGCCGGGGTCACTCAGAGAGCGCGACCGGCCGGGGTCACCCAGAGAGCGCGACCGGCCGGGGTCACCCAGAGAGCGCGACCGGCCGGGGTCACCCAGAGAGCGCGACCGGCCGGGGTCACTCAGAGAGCGCGACCGGCCGGGGTCACTCAGCGCGACTGGCCGGGGTCACTCAGAGAGCGCGACCGGCCGGGGTCACTCAGAGAGCGCGACTGGCCGGGGTCACTCAGAGAGCGCGACTGGCCGGGGTCACTCAGAGAGCAAGTGCGACTGGCCGGGGTCACTCAGAGAACAAGCGCGACTGGCCGGGGTCACTCAGAGAACAAGCGCGACTGGCCGGGTCCACTCAGAGAACAAGCGCGACTGGCCGGCGTCACTCAGAGAGCAAGCGCAACTGGCAGGGGTCACTCAGAGAGCAAGCGCGACTGGCCGGGGTCACTCAGAGAGCAAGCGCGACTGGCTGAGTCAGACTTTGGGAGAGGAAATGAGTTAGAGGACCGAGATAGGACATTTGAAATCAGCCAGTGATTTTCCTACCTGTGGCGATCAGCCAGGCCAGCCTGCTTCTGCACTCGCATGTCCTCCAGCTGACGTTCGTTCTCTCTCATCCTCGTCGCCAAGATTTGATGCTCCTGCCGCGGGGAGGAAATAAAGCACAGAAAGATGTCATTATTGTTCGGATCCCACCAACCTCACCTGGCTCCCCGCAAACCAAACTGCCAGCACAGACCCCTCCGCCGTACCTTTTCCATCCCGGTCATCAGCCTCTGGAGTTCATCGACCTTCTTGTCCCGATCGGCGACCCTCTCCTCCGACCTCTGGAGCGATTCCCGGGCCTCTCCCTGTTGCatctggtggtgagccgcctgaTCCTGTTGGGGAGGAAATTGAGGGGAATTTCAGGATGGGGCTGCTGTTTTCCAGGCTCACCCTAGCACCCGAGATTGCACTTATTACAGCCTGAAGCTTCCAGCCAGTTGCGATTGCTCTCTAACTGACCTCAGCCAGTTGCAATTGCTCTCTAACTGACCTCAGCCAGTCGCGATTGCTCTCTAACTGACCCTGGCCAGCCGCGATTGCTCTCTGAGTGACCCTGGCTattgctctctcactgaccccaatGGTTTGTCAGTAGATTtcgcacaccctcccccactcgcaTCCCATCTTTTGCTTCCCGGAGGCAGTGCATTGGCCTAAAGGCTGCGCAAGCTGCGTCAGCAGGCAAACCTCACGTACTGCGGTCTAGCGCCAATCTGCCGAGAGATACATCGCCCTTTCCAGTGGGCCAAATGTCCTATCTGGACCGAATTcgaatcccggacgagcccctccGGGGAAACCCAAATgtgccaccactctctccccggcACCCCCCGACCACAATCAGACATCACCCCGCAAATTaaatatcccccccacccccgacttcCCTCAGCCCCTTTACATTCCAGGTGAATTTTCTCAGCCTATGACAAGCCGAAGGTACTGAGGCCAAAGTGCCGCCTCCGGTCAGCTTGGCCGCGGGACGATGCTGAATTCTTCCGGAAATGCCcgaccaccccccgcctcccccgcttTACCTCCAGTGTCTTCCTCGCAGCCTCGTGCTTGCGCTCGGATTCCTGCAGTTTGCCGTACAGACGCCTCGTCACTTCCCGCATCTTTTCGGTCTCTGCGTCGCTGCGTTCCGTCtgtcggggggtggagggggtggggaggcggggggggggggcggagagaactGTTAGTGCCGTTGTTCCCTCTGCTGAATCCCACACCCACTTCCCCACCCAATACCTCGGACGCAATTGCTCTCTGACTGACCCTGGCCAGCAGCAAttcctctctcactgaccccggCCGGTCATGATTGCTCTCTTACTGACCCCGGCCGGTTGCAattgctctctcactgaccccggCCAGTCGCAattgctctctcactgaccccggCCGGTTGCAattcctctctcactgcccctggcCGGTCGCAattgctctctcactgaccccggCCAGTCTCAattgctctctcactgaccccggCCGGTTGCAattgctctctcactgaccctggcCAGTCACAattgctctctcactgaccccagccAGTCGCAATTGCTCTCTTACTGACCCCTGGCCAGTCACAATTGCC
This window encodes:
- the tuft1a gene encoding tuftelin 1a, with the translated sequence DVRRLRLTLQGNEEPLQRDQVKRKPVGRAYAVVSSRGSGDSTWDQASGEILKTRSLYDPDIKGMLADSQMAQESSLRQLRTELQHFKEVRHSMQNIRERLYGRMNGVENDIVDYCPQSEGARGQRDRVGPDSDVNWARPYHSMNTGTQTERSDAETEKMREVTRRLYGKLQESERKHEAARKTLEDQAAHHQMQQGEARESLQRSEERVADRDKKVDELQRLMTGMEKEHQILATRMRENERQLEDMRVQKQAGLADRHRSFELEKEVEVLKEKISHLNDMLKSQQRKVRQMIEQIENSRSQLEEKDVLIQQLQERVEHLESENREMQDRLEYASSGEDKAQRHSPDVQRRGLAADSQNTHSSRILLVSKKPKALVRVLETS